In Amia ocellicauda isolate fAmiCal2 chromosome 5, fAmiCal2.hap1, whole genome shotgun sequence, a genomic segment contains:
- the unk gene encoding RING finger protein unkempt homolog isoform X3 yields the protein MSEYSQEHKKSYEGSSSFLKYSRYLKEFRTEQCPLFVQHKCSQHRPFTCFNWHFINQRRRRPVRRRDGTFNYSPDIYCTKYEEGSGSCPEGDECPFLHRTAGDTERRYHLRYYKTGTCIHETDAKGHCSKNGPHCAFAHGPQDLRAPVYDIRELQAMEAVQNGQGAVEGGAEGQPGIAASYALIEKILSEEPRWQENTYVLSHYKTELCKKPPRLCRQGYACPYYHNSKDRRRSPRKHKYRSLPCPTVKHSDEWGDPTKCDGGDGCQYCHTRTEQQFHPEIYKSTKCNDIQQSGSCPRGPFCAFAHVDQPGCCDEASPTQASLPLFPHGAVEESGLGSPNSSHSAELHTVLSCSSSNMRGTCTISRSEQGMLGRLLCMESSKMEAPLSSWAGGGYGKAPGFEREDQAKQKPHLLEQRSRESIQTHSKQDLLGLLPVGSPLASSISSSMTSSLATTPPSPAPPGTTPGMNANALPFYPTSDTVESVVVSGYPLSVSESALDDLDLNDFGMAALEKSLDSSAAVPSTGIMIGGSLLQSSAPVNIPGSLSSSASFHSTSPSPPIGALSSHFLSSHLQQPSQSESTFLGNSHSSLGLNGMNSSIWEHLPPGQGSPTTPPAFLSGGGELARLRHELDDAHGALKHWEESWRQATQACEVWKSEVGEAREAAARLGREGALAQEQGQAVDLQAQQLEEELGRMTAGQEPLSMHSYPHLSTLPLAALYSLQAQLLSALDRVEQAVFQQQKLKCLRCQEGGRVTLPCQHGALCEACSCTQDCPLCAPPRTLSLQS from the exons ATGTCAGAATACTCCCAAGAACACAAGAAAAGTTATGAAGGATCCAGCTCTTTCTTGAAGTATTCCAG gtaCTTGAAGGAGTTTCGTACAGAGCAGTGCCCTCTGTTTGTGCAGCACAAGTGCTCCCAGCACCGACCCTTCACCTGCTTCAACTGGCACTTCATCAACCAGCGCCGCCGCCGCCCCGTCCGCCGCCGCGACGGCACTTTCAATTACAGCCCCGACATCTACTGCACCAAATACGAGGAGGGCTCGGGCAGCTGTCCTGAGGGGGACGA ATGCCCCTTCCTGCATCGCACAGCAGGCGACACTGAGAGGCGCTACCACCTGCGCTACTACAAGACTGGCACCTGTATCCATGAGACAGATGCTAAGGGCCACTGCAGCAAGAACGGCCCCCATTGCGCCTTCGCCCACGGTCCCCAGGACCTGCGCGCCCCCGTTTATGACATAAG AGAGCTCCAGGCTATGGAGGCTGTTCAGAACGGCCAGGGAGCTGTGGAGGGCGGTGCGGAGGGCCAGCCAGGCATTGCTGCTAGCTATGCCCTCATTGAGAAAATCCTGAGCGAGGAACCCCGCTGGCAAG AGAACACCTACGTTCTGTCCCATTATAAAACAGAACTGTGCAAGAAGCCCCCCCGCCTCTGTCGCCAGGGATACGCCTGTCCCTACTACCACAACAGCAAAGACCGCCGCAGGAGCCCTCGCAAACACAAGTACAG gTCGCTGCCCTGCCCCACAGTGAAGCACAGCGACGAGTGGGGAGACCCCACCAAGTGCGATGGAGGAGACGGCTGCCAGTACTGCCACACACGCACAGAGCAGCAGTTCCACCCCGAG ATTTATAAATCTACAAAGTGCAACGACATCCAGCAATCTGGCAGCTGCCCCCGGGGCCCGTTCTGTGCCTTCGCTCATGTGGACC AACCAGGCTGTTGTGATGAGGCCAGCCCCACCCAGGCCTCCCTGCCACTCTTCCCCCATGGGGCTGTGGAGGAATCCGGTCTAGGGAGTCCCAACAGCTCCCACAGTGCAGAACTCCACACT GTCCTGTCCTGCAGTAGCAGCAACATGCGTGGTACCTGTACTATCTCCAGATCAGAGCAAGGCATGCTGGGAAGGTTGCTGTGTATGGAGTCCTCCAAAATGGAAGCACCTCTCTCCTCCTGGGCCGGGGGGGGTTATGGAAAAGCACCAGGATTTGAGCGAGAGGACCAG GCAAAACAAAAACCCCACTTGCTGGAGCAGCGCAGCAGAGAgtcaatacagacacacagcaagcag GACTTGCTGGGGCTCCTTCCGGTGGGCAGCCCTTTGGCATCCAGCATTTCTTCCAGCATGACCTCCAGCCTGGCCACAACCCCACCTAGCCCTGCACCCCCTGGCACGACCCCAGGAATGAACGCCAATGCCCTGCCCTTCTACCCTACCAGCGATACCGTGGAGTCAGTTGTAG TGAGCGGGTATCCTCTTTCTGTGTCAGAATCGGCCCTGGACGATCTAGATCTGAATGACTTTGGCATGGCGGCGCTGGAAAAGAGTCTGGATAGCAGTGCTGCGGTGCCCAGTACGGGTATCATGATTG GGGGCAGTCTGCTGCAGAGCTCGGCACCAGTCAACATCCCAGGATCCCTCAGCAGCTCCGCCTCCTTCCACTCCACCTCCCCTTCTCCACCAATTGGAGCACTCTCTTCCCATTTCCTGTCCTCCCACCTCCAACAACCCAGCCAATCAGAGAGTACTTTCCTGGGGAATTCTCACAGCTCTCTAG GACTGAATGGCATGAACAGTAGTATCTGGGAGCACTTGCCCCCAGGGCAGGGATCTCCCACCACCCCTCCAGCCTTCCTGTCAGGTGGGGGGGAGCTGGCCCGTCTGCGGCATGAGCTGGATGACGCCCATGGCGCCCTCAAACATTGGGAGGAGTCCTGGAGACAGGCCACACAG GCATGCGAGGTGTGGAAGAGCGAGGTGGGGGAGGCACGCGAGGCGGCGGCGCGGCTGGGCCGGGAAGGAGCGTTGGCCCAAGAGCAGGGGCAGGCGGTCGACCTGCAGGCCcagcagctggaggaggagctgggccGTATGACTGCCGGTCAGGAGCCCTTGTCCATGCACAGCTACCCGCACCTCAGCACTCTGCCCCTGGCCGCCCTCTACAGCCTGCAGGCACAGCTGCTCAGCGCTCTGGATCGAGTGGAGCAG gCAGTGTTCCAGCAGCAGAAGTTGAAATGCCTGCGGTGCCAGGAGGGTGGCAGGGTCACATTGCCATGCCAACACGGGGCTCTCTGCGAGGCCTGCTCCTGCACCCAGGACTGCCCACTGTGTGCCCCCCCCCGGACACTgagcctgcagtcctga
- the unk gene encoding RING finger protein unkempt homolog isoform X1 yields MSKGPAPASASLAAAGSAAPATSASGAAGGSASPASALHAQPEKPQHYTYLKEFRTEQCPLFVQHKCSQHRPFTCFNWHFINQRRRRPVRRRDGTFNYSPDIYCTKYEEGSGSCPEGDECPFLHRTAGDTERRYHLRYYKTGTCIHETDAKGHCSKNGPHCAFAHGPQDLRAPVYDIRELQAMEAVQNGQGAVEGGAEGQPGIAASYALIEKILSEEPRWQENTYVLSHYKTELCKKPPRLCRQGYACPYYHNSKDRRRSPRKHKYRSLPCPTVKHSDEWGDPTKCDGGDGCQYCHTRTEQQFHPEIYKSTKCNDIQQSGSCPRGPFCAFAHVDQPGCCDEASPTQASLPLFPHGAVEESGLGSPNSSHSAELHTVLSCSSSNMRGTCTISRSEQGMLGRLLCMESSKMEAPLSSWAGGGYGKAPGFEREDQAKQKPHLLEQRSRESIQTHSKQDLLGLLPVGSPLASSISSSMTSSLATTPPSPAPPGTTPGMNANALPFYPTSDTVESVVVSGYPLSVSESALDDLDLNDFGMAALEKSLDSSAAVPSTGIMIGGSLLQSSAPVNIPGSLSSSASFHSTSPSPPIGALSSHFLSSHLQQPSQSESTFLGNSHSSLGLNGMNSSIWEHLPPGQGSPTTPPAFLSGGGELARLRHELDDAHGALKHWEESWRQATQACEVWKSEVGEAREAAARLGREGALAQEQGQAVDLQAQQLEEELGRMTAGQEPLSMHSYPHLSTLPLAALYSLQAQLLSALDRVEQAVFQQQKLKCLRCQEGGRVTLPCQHGALCEACSCTQDCPLCAPPRTLSLQS; encoded by the exons atgtCGAAAGGCCCCGCGCCAGCCAGCGCTTCCCTCGCCGCCGCTGGATCAGCCGCACCCGCGACCTCCGCCTCCGGGGCGGCCGGCGGCTCGGCGTCCCCCGCCAGCGCGCTGCACGCGCAGCCCGAGAAACCGCAGCACTACAC gtaCTTGAAGGAGTTTCGTACAGAGCAGTGCCCTCTGTTTGTGCAGCACAAGTGCTCCCAGCACCGACCCTTCACCTGCTTCAACTGGCACTTCATCAACCAGCGCCGCCGCCGCCCCGTCCGCCGCCGCGACGGCACTTTCAATTACAGCCCCGACATCTACTGCACCAAATACGAGGAGGGCTCGGGCAGCTGTCCTGAGGGGGACGA ATGCCCCTTCCTGCATCGCACAGCAGGCGACACTGAGAGGCGCTACCACCTGCGCTACTACAAGACTGGCACCTGTATCCATGAGACAGATGCTAAGGGCCACTGCAGCAAGAACGGCCCCCATTGCGCCTTCGCCCACGGTCCCCAGGACCTGCGCGCCCCCGTTTATGACATAAG AGAGCTCCAGGCTATGGAGGCTGTTCAGAACGGCCAGGGAGCTGTGGAGGGCGGTGCGGAGGGCCAGCCAGGCATTGCTGCTAGCTATGCCCTCATTGAGAAAATCCTGAGCGAGGAACCCCGCTGGCAAG AGAACACCTACGTTCTGTCCCATTATAAAACAGAACTGTGCAAGAAGCCCCCCCGCCTCTGTCGCCAGGGATACGCCTGTCCCTACTACCACAACAGCAAAGACCGCCGCAGGAGCCCTCGCAAACACAAGTACAG gTCGCTGCCCTGCCCCACAGTGAAGCACAGCGACGAGTGGGGAGACCCCACCAAGTGCGATGGAGGAGACGGCTGCCAGTACTGCCACACACGCACAGAGCAGCAGTTCCACCCCGAG ATTTATAAATCTACAAAGTGCAACGACATCCAGCAATCTGGCAGCTGCCCCCGGGGCCCGTTCTGTGCCTTCGCTCATGTGGACC AACCAGGCTGTTGTGATGAGGCCAGCCCCACCCAGGCCTCCCTGCCACTCTTCCCCCATGGGGCTGTGGAGGAATCCGGTCTAGGGAGTCCCAACAGCTCCCACAGTGCAGAACTCCACACT GTCCTGTCCTGCAGTAGCAGCAACATGCGTGGTACCTGTACTATCTCCAGATCAGAGCAAGGCATGCTGGGAAGGTTGCTGTGTATGGAGTCCTCCAAAATGGAAGCACCTCTCTCCTCCTGGGCCGGGGGGGGTTATGGAAAAGCACCAGGATTTGAGCGAGAGGACCAG GCAAAACAAAAACCCCACTTGCTGGAGCAGCGCAGCAGAGAgtcaatacagacacacagcaagcag GACTTGCTGGGGCTCCTTCCGGTGGGCAGCCCTTTGGCATCCAGCATTTCTTCCAGCATGACCTCCAGCCTGGCCACAACCCCACCTAGCCCTGCACCCCCTGGCACGACCCCAGGAATGAACGCCAATGCCCTGCCCTTCTACCCTACCAGCGATACCGTGGAGTCAGTTGTAG TGAGCGGGTATCCTCTTTCTGTGTCAGAATCGGCCCTGGACGATCTAGATCTGAATGACTTTGGCATGGCGGCGCTGGAAAAGAGTCTGGATAGCAGTGCTGCGGTGCCCAGTACGGGTATCATGATTG GGGGCAGTCTGCTGCAGAGCTCGGCACCAGTCAACATCCCAGGATCCCTCAGCAGCTCCGCCTCCTTCCACTCCACCTCCCCTTCTCCACCAATTGGAGCACTCTCTTCCCATTTCCTGTCCTCCCACCTCCAACAACCCAGCCAATCAGAGAGTACTTTCCTGGGGAATTCTCACAGCTCTCTAG GACTGAATGGCATGAACAGTAGTATCTGGGAGCACTTGCCCCCAGGGCAGGGATCTCCCACCACCCCTCCAGCCTTCCTGTCAGGTGGGGGGGAGCTGGCCCGTCTGCGGCATGAGCTGGATGACGCCCATGGCGCCCTCAAACATTGGGAGGAGTCCTGGAGACAGGCCACACAG GCATGCGAGGTGTGGAAGAGCGAGGTGGGGGAGGCACGCGAGGCGGCGGCGCGGCTGGGCCGGGAAGGAGCGTTGGCCCAAGAGCAGGGGCAGGCGGTCGACCTGCAGGCCcagcagctggaggaggagctgggccGTATGACTGCCGGTCAGGAGCCCTTGTCCATGCACAGCTACCCGCACCTCAGCACTCTGCCCCTGGCCGCCCTCTACAGCCTGCAGGCACAGCTGCTCAGCGCTCTGGATCGAGTGGAGCAG gCAGTGTTCCAGCAGCAGAAGTTGAAATGCCTGCGGTGCCAGGAGGGTGGCAGGGTCACATTGCCATGCCAACACGGGGCTCTCTGCGAGGCCTGCTCCTGCACCCAGGACTGCCCACTGTGTGCCCCCCCCCGGACACTgagcctgcagtcctga
- the unk gene encoding RING finger protein unkempt homolog isoform X2 — MSKGPAPASASLAAAGSAAPATSASGAAGGSASPASALHAQPEKPQHYTYLKEFRTEQCPLFVQHKCSQHRPFTCFNWHFINQRRRRPVRRRDGTFNYSPDIYCTKYEEGSGSCPEGDECPFLHRTAGDTERRYHLRYYKTGTCIHETDAKGHCSKNGPHCAFAHGPQDLRAPVYDIRELQAMEAVQNGQGAVEGGAEGQPGIAASYALIEKILSEEPRWQENTYVLSHYKTELCKKPPRLCRQGYACPYYHNSKDRRRSPRKHKYRSLPCPTVKHSDEWGDPTKCDGGDGCQYCHTRTEQQFHPEIYKSTKCNDIQQSGSCPRGPFCAFAHVDQPGCCDEASPTQASLPLFPHGAVEESGLGSPNSSHSAELHTVLSCSSSNMRGTCTISRSEQGMLGRLLCMESSKMEAPLSSWAGGGYGKAPGFEREDQAKQKPHLLEQRSRESIQTHSKQDLLGLLPVGSPLASSISSSMTSSLATTPPSPAPPGTTPGMNANALPFYPTSDTVESVVESALDDLDLNDFGMAALEKSLDSSAAVPSTGIMIGGSLLQSSAPVNIPGSLSSSASFHSTSPSPPIGALSSHFLSSHLQQPSQSESTFLGNSHSSLGLNGMNSSIWEHLPPGQGSPTTPPAFLSGGGELARLRHELDDAHGALKHWEESWRQATQACEVWKSEVGEAREAAARLGREGALAQEQGQAVDLQAQQLEEELGRMTAGQEPLSMHSYPHLSTLPLAALYSLQAQLLSALDRVEQAVFQQQKLKCLRCQEGGRVTLPCQHGALCEACSCTQDCPLCAPPRTLSLQS, encoded by the exons atgtCGAAAGGCCCCGCGCCAGCCAGCGCTTCCCTCGCCGCCGCTGGATCAGCCGCACCCGCGACCTCCGCCTCCGGGGCGGCCGGCGGCTCGGCGTCCCCCGCCAGCGCGCTGCACGCGCAGCCCGAGAAACCGCAGCACTACAC gtaCTTGAAGGAGTTTCGTACAGAGCAGTGCCCTCTGTTTGTGCAGCACAAGTGCTCCCAGCACCGACCCTTCACCTGCTTCAACTGGCACTTCATCAACCAGCGCCGCCGCCGCCCCGTCCGCCGCCGCGACGGCACTTTCAATTACAGCCCCGACATCTACTGCACCAAATACGAGGAGGGCTCGGGCAGCTGTCCTGAGGGGGACGA ATGCCCCTTCCTGCATCGCACAGCAGGCGACACTGAGAGGCGCTACCACCTGCGCTACTACAAGACTGGCACCTGTATCCATGAGACAGATGCTAAGGGCCACTGCAGCAAGAACGGCCCCCATTGCGCCTTCGCCCACGGTCCCCAGGACCTGCGCGCCCCCGTTTATGACATAAG AGAGCTCCAGGCTATGGAGGCTGTTCAGAACGGCCAGGGAGCTGTGGAGGGCGGTGCGGAGGGCCAGCCAGGCATTGCTGCTAGCTATGCCCTCATTGAGAAAATCCTGAGCGAGGAACCCCGCTGGCAAG AGAACACCTACGTTCTGTCCCATTATAAAACAGAACTGTGCAAGAAGCCCCCCCGCCTCTGTCGCCAGGGATACGCCTGTCCCTACTACCACAACAGCAAAGACCGCCGCAGGAGCCCTCGCAAACACAAGTACAG gTCGCTGCCCTGCCCCACAGTGAAGCACAGCGACGAGTGGGGAGACCCCACCAAGTGCGATGGAGGAGACGGCTGCCAGTACTGCCACACACGCACAGAGCAGCAGTTCCACCCCGAG ATTTATAAATCTACAAAGTGCAACGACATCCAGCAATCTGGCAGCTGCCCCCGGGGCCCGTTCTGTGCCTTCGCTCATGTGGACC AACCAGGCTGTTGTGATGAGGCCAGCCCCACCCAGGCCTCCCTGCCACTCTTCCCCCATGGGGCTGTGGAGGAATCCGGTCTAGGGAGTCCCAACAGCTCCCACAGTGCAGAACTCCACACT GTCCTGTCCTGCAGTAGCAGCAACATGCGTGGTACCTGTACTATCTCCAGATCAGAGCAAGGCATGCTGGGAAGGTTGCTGTGTATGGAGTCCTCCAAAATGGAAGCACCTCTCTCCTCCTGGGCCGGGGGGGGTTATGGAAAAGCACCAGGATTTGAGCGAGAGGACCAG GCAAAACAAAAACCCCACTTGCTGGAGCAGCGCAGCAGAGAgtcaatacagacacacagcaagcag GACTTGCTGGGGCTCCTTCCGGTGGGCAGCCCTTTGGCATCCAGCATTTCTTCCAGCATGACCTCCAGCCTGGCCACAACCCCACCTAGCCCTGCACCCCCTGGCACGACCCCAGGAATGAACGCCAATGCCCTGCCCTTCTACCCTACCAGCGATACCGTGGAGTCAGTTGTAG AATCGGCCCTGGACGATCTAGATCTGAATGACTTTGGCATGGCGGCGCTGGAAAAGAGTCTGGATAGCAGTGCTGCGGTGCCCAGTACGGGTATCATGATTG GGGGCAGTCTGCTGCAGAGCTCGGCACCAGTCAACATCCCAGGATCCCTCAGCAGCTCCGCCTCCTTCCACTCCACCTCCCCTTCTCCACCAATTGGAGCACTCTCTTCCCATTTCCTGTCCTCCCACCTCCAACAACCCAGCCAATCAGAGAGTACTTTCCTGGGGAATTCTCACAGCTCTCTAG GACTGAATGGCATGAACAGTAGTATCTGGGAGCACTTGCCCCCAGGGCAGGGATCTCCCACCACCCCTCCAGCCTTCCTGTCAGGTGGGGGGGAGCTGGCCCGTCTGCGGCATGAGCTGGATGACGCCCATGGCGCCCTCAAACATTGGGAGGAGTCCTGGAGACAGGCCACACAG GCATGCGAGGTGTGGAAGAGCGAGGTGGGGGAGGCACGCGAGGCGGCGGCGCGGCTGGGCCGGGAAGGAGCGTTGGCCCAAGAGCAGGGGCAGGCGGTCGACCTGCAGGCCcagcagctggaggaggagctgggccGTATGACTGCCGGTCAGGAGCCCTTGTCCATGCACAGCTACCCGCACCTCAGCACTCTGCCCCTGGCCGCCCTCTACAGCCTGCAGGCACAGCTGCTCAGCGCTCTGGATCGAGTGGAGCAG gCAGTGTTCCAGCAGCAGAAGTTGAAATGCCTGCGGTGCCAGGAGGGTGGCAGGGTCACATTGCCATGCCAACACGGGGCTCTCTGCGAGGCCTGCTCCTGCACCCAGGACTGCCCACTGTGTGCCCCCCCCCGGACACTgagcctgcagtcctga
- the LOC136750104 gene encoding histone H3.3A: MARTKQTARKSTGGKAPRKQLATKAARKSAPSTGGVKKPHRYRPGTVALREIRRYQKSTELLIRKLPFQRLVREIAQDFKTDLRFQSAAIGALQEASEAYLVGLFEDTNLCAIHAKRVTIMPKDIQLARRIRGERA, encoded by the exons ATGGCCCGTACCAAGCAGACCGCCCGTAAGTCCACCGGAGGCAAGGCTCCGAGGAAGCAGCTGGCCACCAAAGCGGCGAGGAAGAGTGCGCCCTCTACTGGAGGCGTGAAGAAGCCCCATCGCTACAG GCCTGGCACTGTGGCTCTGAGAGAGATCAGGCGCTACCAGAAGTCCACCGAGTTGCTGATTCGCAAGCTGCCCTTCCAGCGCCTGGTGAGGGAGATCGCTCAGGACTTTAAAACCGACCTCCGTTTCCAGAGCGCTGCTATCGGAGCCCTTCAG GAGGCTAGTGAAGCATATCTGGTGGGTCTGTTTGAAGATACCAACCTGTGTGCCATCCATGCCAAGAGGGTCACCATCATGCCCAAAGACATCCAGCTGGCTCGCAGGATAAGGGGCGAGAGGGCTTAG